CGTGCGAGTAGCGCTCGATGGACATGAAGTCGACCACCTCGACCGAGCCGGGCTCGCAGACCCGGCCGAGGTCGTTGCGGCCGAGGTCGACCAGCATCAGGTGCTCGGCGCGCTCCTTGGGGTCGGCGAGCAGTTCCTCGGCGAGCGCCTGGTCCTCCTGCGGGGTGGCCCCGCGGTGCCGGGTGCCGGCGATGGGGTGGACCATCGCGCGCCCGTCCTCGACCTTCACCAGCGCCTCCGGGGAGGAGCCGACGACGTCGAAGCCGTCGAAGCGGAACAGGTACATGTACGGCGACGGGTTGGTGGCCCGCAGCACCCGGTAGACGTCCAGGGCGCTCGCCGTGCAGGGGGTCTCGAAGCGCTGGGAGGGCACGACCTGGAAGGCCTCGCCCGCGCGGATGCGCTCCTTGATGTCCTCCACGGCCCGCTGGTAGTCGGCGCCGCCCCAGCGGGCGGTGTACTCGGGCAGCTCGGAGGGCGGCAGGTGGGCCGGGGGCTGGGAGACCGGGCGGGAGAGGTCGGCCTCCATGGCGTCCAGGCGGGCCACGGCGTCCGCGTACGCCTCGTCGACGCCGGTGTCAAGGTCGTTGTGGTTGATCGCGTTGGCGATCAGCAGGACCGAGCCCTCCCAGTGGTCCATCACCGCGAGGTCGCTGGTCAGCAGCATGGTCAGCTCGGGCAGCCGCAGCTCGTCGTGCTCGCCGGGGCCGATCTTCTCCAGGCGGCGGACGATGTCGTAGCCCAGGTAGCCGACCATGCCGCCGGTGAAGGGCGGCAGGCCCTCCTGGTGCGGGGTGTGCAGGGTCTGGAGGCTGGCGCGCAAGGCCGCGAGGGGGTCGCCGTCCGTGGGGACGCCGACGGGCGGGGTGCCGATCCAGTGGGCCTGCCCGTCCCGGGCGGTGAGCGTGGCCGCGCTGCGGACCCCGACGAAGGAGTACCGGGACCAGGAGCGGCCGTTCTCCGCGGACTCCAGCAGGAAGGTGCCGGGGCGTTCGGCGGCGAGTTTGCGGTAGAGCGCGACCGGTGTGTCACCGTCGGCCAGGAGCTTGCGGGTGACCGGGATGACGCGCCGGTCGCCGGCCAGCTTGCGGAAGGTCTCTAGATCCATGGCGGCCGACCTTACGACGCGGACGCCGGAGTGGCGGCGTCCGCGTTCTTCAGGAGCACGTCTTCGTCGAAGCAGGTGCGCGCGCCGGTGTGGCAGGCGGCCCCCACCTGGTCGACCCGGACCAGCAGGGTGTCGCCGTCGCAGTCCAGCGCGACCGACTTCACCCACTGGACGTGGCCGGAGGTGTCGCCCTTGACCCAGTACTCCCGGCGGCTGCGCGACCAGTAGGTGCAGCGGCCGGTGGTCAGCGTGCGGTGCAGTGCCTCGTCGTCCATCCAGCCGAGCATGAGCACCTCGCCGGTGTCGTACTGCTGGGCGATGGCGGGGACGAGCCCGTCGGCGCTGCGCTTGAGCCGCGCGGCGATCTCCGGGTCGAGGCTGCTGGGCCGGGGGTTGCCGGTCGTACTGGTCATGGGTGCCATTGTGCCGCGCGGTACCGGCGGCGGGCCCCGCGCGTCCACGGAACGGTCACGGCGGGCACGGGAGCCCCGCCGGGAGGCGACGGGTGGGCGGAACGATCACCTGGTCGTAGGCTGGCTGCATGTCGACCTTCGCCAAGCGTGAACGGCTGCTGCTCGCCGACCTGTTGGAAACCGTCGGTCCGGACGCCG
This sequence is a window from Streptomyces rubradiris. Protein-coding genes within it:
- the hisI gene encoding phosphoribosyl-AMP cyclohydrolase, with translation MTSTTGNPRPSSLDPEIAARLKRSADGLVPAIAQQYDTGEVLMLGWMDDEALHRTLTTGRCTYWSRSRREYWVKGDTSGHVQWVKSVALDCDGDTLLVRVDQVGAACHTGARTCFDEDVLLKNADAATPASAS
- a CDS encoding anthranilate synthase component I, which encodes MDLETFRKLAGDRRVIPVTRKLLADGDTPVALYRKLAAERPGTFLLESAENGRSWSRYSFVGVRSAATLTARDGQAHWIGTPPVGVPTDGDPLAALRASLQTLHTPHQEGLPPFTGGMVGYLGYDIVRRLEKIGPGEHDELRLPELTMLLTSDLAVMDHWEGSVLLIANAINHNDLDTGVDEAYADAVARLDAMEADLSRPVSQPPAHLPPSELPEYTARWGGADYQRAVEDIKERIRAGEAFQVVPSQRFETPCTASALDVYRVLRATNPSPYMYLFRFDGFDVVGSSPEALVKVEDGRAMVHPIAGTRHRGATPQEDQALAEELLADPKERAEHLMLVDLGRNDLGRVCEPGSVEVVDFMSIERYSHVMHIVSTVTGKVAPGRTAFDVLTACFPAGTLSGAPKPRAMQIIDELEPSRRGLYGGCVGYLDFAGDSDTAIAIRTALLRDGVAYVQAGAGVVADSDPVAEDQECRNKAAAVLRAVHTANRLGR